Part of the Flavobacterium sp. MDT1-60 genome, ATAATCGGCTCCGCCATTGTCACTGGCAAAAATGATCAAAGTGTTTTCTTGCAGACCTTCTTTTTTTACTTTGGCAACAATTCTTCCAATGGCATCATCCAGGGCATTGATCATAGCAAAATATACTCTTTTGTTCTCGTCTTTTACATTCGGAAAACGGTCGTAGTATTTTTTACGAACCTGAAAAGGTGTATGCGGTGCATTGAACGGAACGTAAAGCAAAAACGGTTTCGTTTTATTTTTATCAATAAAAGCTTCTGCTTCATCAGCAAACGTTTCGGTCAAATATTTTTTGTCTTTTATAATGGTTGTGTCACGGCGAATTTGACCAATACCAACACGGCCATTCCCCCAAATTGTTTTGTCTGTGAAATCTTTATGGTGATGATTGATAATATCCGGATTATCATCTTCTGGCGTATAAAGCGAAAACGCCTGATAAAACCCATAATGATAATCGAAACCTCTGTCTAATGGAAAAAATCCTTTGTTGTGTCCCAAGTGCCATTTCCCTATAATTGCCGTACTGTAACCTTCTTTTTTTGCCAAATCAGCAAACGTAATTTCAGATTGTGGCAAACCTTGAGTGGCTATAGACGCTTCATTTGGGTATTCGATTTTATCATTTAATCTCCAATTATTGGTGTTGATCAAATATTTAAAAGCGTAATATTCTAAGTTATTTTTTGGATAACGGTCACCCGGCTGAAATTCATGTCCAAAACGTTCCTGATAACGTCCCGTCAGCAATCCGGCGCGCGAAGGCGAACAAATAGAAGAAGATACATAACCATCTGTAAAAGTTACTCCGGAAGCCGCCAACGAATCAATTTGAGGTGTTGGAGTCGATTTTCCACCGTAGAGCGAAATATCATATTTACCTAAATCATCAGCCAATAGTATAATGATATTCGGTTTTTTTCAGCTGTTTTAGAAGTGTCTTTTTGAGCTAAAAACGCTGCCTTCCCTTCGACTAATTTTTCATTTGGTTTTATCAATGTTCCATCTGTATTGATGGGCCAGAATAAAAAAGAAGCTGTGATTAATAATACAATTAGAATTGAGAAAACGACTTTTTTTGTTTTGGATAATGCCATAGTTTTATTTTTTAATGCGTTGTAATATTAGCCACAGATTAAAGGATTAAACAGATTGAAATAAATCTGCTCAATCTGCGAGAAAATATTTAGCTACTAAATTGTTATTTAGATGCCAAAGCCACATCAACATCATTTTTCAAATCGCCTAAACCATCTTTCTTGAAAATGATTTTTCCATTTTGATATAAAATCAAAGTCGGGAAAACCTTTACTGTTTTTAAATCGGCAATAACTTGTGGACTTTCTTCCAGCTCAATTTGAACAATTTTCAGTTTTTTTCCATATTGTGTTCTAAGATTTTCTAAAATTGGTTTTACTGTTCTGCAGGTTGCGCAATATTTTGAACCAATATCTACCAAAACATAACTGTTGTCTGCGATGATTTTTTTGTATTCAGGTAAAGTTAATTTACTTTTTAAATTCGTATAAAAAGGTTTTCCGCCGCCAATCCAGCTGGCGATTCCGCCTTCTAAAATATAGACTTCAGAGAATCCTTTTTTTATTAATTCAGTTGATAAAAGACCACTTCTGTAAGCTGCAATAGAATAAATAAATACAGGTTGTGAAGGATTTAAAGCCGCAACCTGTTTTTCATAATCTTCTGATTTAAGATTGAAATTTAAAGCGCCTTCAATATGGTTTAAAGCAAATTCTTCAGGACCTCTGGCATCAATTATCTGTGGATTTTTTTGACTTTTAATTTTCGTATAAAAGGCATCTAATAAAACGATACTACTGGAGCTTTTATCCTGTGAAAAACCACTTATGGTTAAAAGAAAAAATACGATTGTGAAACTATTTTTGAATATTTTATTTTTCATGATTTTTGATTTTGAATTTCTTTAGAATGAAATAAATTAGCAATGCTTCAAGATTTAATTTTGACTGCATTGCTTCATTTAATTTATTTAAAACTCATTTGTGTTTTTTAAGATTGAGCCCGTTCGTAAACCGAACCCGGAGTAACATTTTCTGGTTTTGGTCTCAGCGGCACAGATAAAACGCCATCTGCCAAAGCGCTTCCTTCTTTTTTAGATTTGAATATGGGCCATAAAAACTGTGCGTACCATTCTTCTTGTTTATAGGACTTCATTCCATAGGATTTCGGGAATTTTCTGGTAATTAAACCAGTTCCGAAGATGATGTCCCAAAGGAAAAACATGTTTCCGAAGTTGCCTTTAAAATGTCCAACGCCGTCGCCGCTGGTATCGGCATGATGCGCGTGATGCGTTGCAGGAGTCGAAATTAAACGCTCTAATACCCATGCAATCGGATGCAGTACTTTGTATTTGTAAAAAGGTTTATCCCAGGCAACACTGGAATGTGCTCCCAAAACGATGAAACTTTTGATAACCAGAACAAATAAAGCTGGTAATCCCAAACCTAAAAAGGTCAAAGTAGCAGTTAAGTAAATTTGAGAGAAAAACACCGTGTAAATAAAATTTTGTCTGTTTAACATCGCCACTCCCATATAAGGAGCAGAATGATGTGTTCTGTGAAACCGCCATAAAAAAGGAACTTGGTGGTGTAAGCGATGGTACCAATATTGTGTCAAATCATCGGCTACGGCAATTAAGAAAAAGCCTCCCCAAAATGGAACCCATGAAAGAGAGTTTTCAAGATTCGGAATTAAATTCGGTAAGATCGTTAAACTGAAAAAAGCAATTATTGGAGGTAAAATTAGTTTTGGAGCAAGGAAACTTATAATATCAATTTTGCGTTCTTCGCCTGTCCATTCGTCATCGTATAAACCTGCTGTGAATTCGATGATTCCCAGAACAAGCATAAAAACGATTAATCCCCAGCTTCTAATGTTTTCGAATGCGGGTTTTGTAAATTCTAAAAAAGAAGGAAGTGTAATATGCGATTCACTTACAACACCGTTACTTAATTTAAAATAAAGGTAAATTGCCAATACAGGCAAAGCGTATAGTAAAAGGCTGATACTTAAATCTCTTGTTAGCTTTGAATTTGGAATTGCTGCCATGATTTTTTATTTTAAAAGCAGGGCTATCAAATGGAACATTTAATAGTCCTGCATAGATTTTATTTGATTTTTTACGACTGAACTGGCTCGTAAACGTTTTGATTTGTTGCCACCGTATTTTCTTTTTGAGAAGTTGGCAGAGCAAGAACACCATCTGCTAAAGGGCTTCCTTCAATTTTAGATTTGAATATTGGCCATAAAAATTGAGCATACCACTCTTCACTTTTATAGGTTTTAGTTCCGTAGGATTGAGGGAATTTACGTGTGATTAAACCCGTTCCGAAGATCACATCCCAAATGAAAAACATGTTACCGAAGTTGCCTTTAAAGTGCCCAACACCATCTCCGCTTGTATCTGCATGATGTGCATGATGCGTAGCCGGAGTCGAAATCAAACGTTCTAAAACCCACGCAATTGGGTGCAATATTTTGTATTTGTAAAATGGTTTGTCCCAGGCAAGGCTTGAGTGTGCTCCCAAAGTGATGATACTTTTAATAACCAAAACAAATAAAGCAGGAATTCCCAACCCTAAATAAGTTAGCGTTGCAGTCAAATAAATTTGAGAGAAAAACACAGTATAAAGGAAGTTTTGTCTCGAAGCCATCGCCATTCCCATATAGGGAGCCGAGTGATGGGTTCTGTGAAAACGCCATAAAAACGGAACCTGATGGTGAAGTCTGTGATACCAATATTGGGTTAAATCATCAGCTATTGCAATTAAGAAAAAACCACCCCAAAATGGAACCCATGATAATGTATTCGCTAAATTTGGAAGCAAATAAGGTAAAGCAGTTAAGCTGAAAAATGTAATTACGGGTGGTAAAAGTAATTTCGGTGCTAAAAAACAGATAATGTCTACTTTACGTTCGCGTCCTGTCCAGTGCTCGTCATACAAACCTGCTGTAAATTCGACAATTCCCAAAACAATCGAAAAGGCAATCAATCCCCAACTTCTGATGTTTGTAAATGCGGGTTGTAAAAATTCTAAATAAGTTGGCAATGTAAGATGTGATTCTGATACATGACCATTGTTTAGTTTAAAATAAAGGAATATTGCCAATACCGGCAAACTATAAATAAAAAGACTAATCCCTAAGTCTCTTTTTAATTTTGTTTGATCTAATGCCATAATTTCTTATTTTAAAAATTGATTAATTAATGCTAAACCTCCCGCCAAAATGACAAGTGGCACCAAAAAAACAATCGCCCCGACGATAATTTTTTTTCCTATTACTTCGTAATCTGCTTTTCTCATGATTTCCTTTTTTCTGTTACTAAAAATTTAAAACTTCTGTTGTATATCAAGAAGTTGTAAATTTAAAAATAAAACTATTAATTCTATATAATTAGTATAGTTTAATTTGCTTGTTTTGTAAAATTTTGTTATATAAGTCGACCAAATTTTATTTTTGCTTTCTTTTATTTTTTCAAATTGAATTTTATCCTGCAAGTTTTTGAATCTTGCAGGATAAGATATTATTAGTTAGAACTTCCGGCACTTCCCGGTTTAGTAGCTTGTTTAATCAAATCCTGAAGCGTTTTACCTTTATCTGCTCCAGAATTGTGTATTCTTCTGTTGTACACATCCTGCCAGTCGATTAACGGATAAACGTTATTTTCTTTAGCTTGTTCATCAAATAATTTTTTAAGCTCAGCCAACTTTTCAGGATATTTCTGAGCCAGATTATTACGCTCGTTAAAGTCTTCGTTTAGGTTGTACAATTCCCAAACATCTGCATCAAAATTGCTTTCTGCTGGTTTATCGTTTTTACCCAAAGATTTTTTTACTGCAAATGAATCTGGTAAATGAGCGGCTCCCGCTTTCCATCCATCTTTATAAATTGCTCTGTTTCCAAAAATGTAGTAGTACTGAACTTTGTGTAATGATTCTGCTTTAACATTATCTAAAGAAGCATAAAAAGAAGAACCCTGAATAATATCCTGCTTCACATTTTTGATATATTCCGGAGCTTTGATTCCCGCAATATCCAGTGTTGTTGGAAGCAAATCGGTTACATGGCTATACTGATTTCGGATACCGCCTTTGTCTTTAATTCCGTTTGGATAAAAAACAATCAGCGGATTATGAGTTCCACCTTCAGATTGTGCATCTTGTTTCCAGTTTTTGAAAGGTACATTGGTTGCTTGTGCCCATCCTAAAGGATAATTGGTGTTTAGACCTTTTGCAGTTCCAATTTCGTCTATATTAGCCAGGTTTTTCTTCAAATTTTCATCGTCAGATGTTCCTTGAGAAAATAGGCTTTGATTAATTGTTCCTTCAGTAGTACCTTCTTTACTTGCTCCATTATCTCCAATGGCAACAAAAATTACCGTATTGTCTAATTGATTGCTTTCTTTCAGATAATTCACAACTCTTCCAATTTCATAATCTGTATACGTTAGGAATCCGGCGTAAACTTCCATGAAACGAGCATACACTTTCTTTTGTTCCGGAGTCAGTTTTTTCCAGTCAGTAATTAACGGATTGCGTTCTGGTAAAGCAGCATTTGCCGGAATTACACCCAATTTCTTTTGGTTCGCGATAACTTCTTCACGGTAAGCATCCCAGCCTTTATCAAATTTTCCTTTGTACGGATCACTCCATTTTGTAGCCACCTGATGGGGTGCGTGAGCAGCTCCAGGGGCGTAGTATAAAAAGAAAGGTTTTCCAGGCGCCGCTTTTTGCTGAGTCTTTATATAACCGATTGCTTTGTCAGTAATAAGTTCATTTAAATGACGTCCGTCCGGAGTAACATGAACCTGATCTTCAACTAAATCAGGATTGTATTGATCAGTCTGAGATCCTAAGAATCCGTAGAAATGATCAAAACCTTTTCCGGTTGGCCATCTGTCAAACGGACCTGCGTCAGAAGCTTCTTCATCTGGAGTAACTCCGTATTTACCAACGGCAAAAGTGTTATAGCCATTCGCACGCAATATCTCTGCAATTGTTCCTTTATCTGACGGAATTCTTCCATCCCAACCAGGAAAACCTGCTGATAATATGGTATGTGAAAAACCACTTACGTGAACTCTTCCTGAATTTCTTCCGGTTAAAAGTGCCGCACGGGTAGGAGCACAAATAGCCGTCGTATGAAAGTTGGTATAACGTAAACCATTATTGGCTAACTGATCAAAAGTTGGCGTTTGAATTAAACCTCCAAAAGCAGTTGAAGCCCCGAATCCAACATCATCCAATAAAATCCAAATGACATTTGGTGCACCTTTTGGCGCTTTTACCGGCTCTGGCCAATATTCTTTAGAATCGGCTAAAGTTTTTCCGACCACTCCTTTAAATTCTTCTGGTTTATCTTGTGCAAAACCAAATTGTGCAATAAGAATT contains:
- a CDS encoding sulfatase-like hydrolase/transferase — protein: MADDLGKYDISLYGGKSTPTPQIDSLAASGVTFTDGYVSSSICSPSRAGLLTGRYQERFGHEFQPGDRYPKNNLEYYAFKYLINTNNWRLNDKIEYPNEASIATQGLPQSEITFADLAKKEGYSTAIIGKWHLGHNKGFFPLDRGFDYHYGFYQAFSLYTPEDDNPDIINHHHKDFTDKTIWGNGRVGIGQIRRDTTIIKDKKYLTETFADEAEAFIDKNKTKPFLLYVPFNAPHTPFQVRKKYYDRFPNVKDENKRVYFAMINALDDAIGRIVAKVKKEGLQENTLIIFASDNGGADYTFATTNAPLKGGKFSHFEGGVNVPFALSWKGKIKPHTIYKSPVSTLDIFTTIAAVTHSGLPKDRVYDGVDLISFVNENKVAHKTLYWRSGDAKAIRSGDWKLIISGKTHQEWLYNLASDKSETTDLAQKNPAKVKELQIALQNWEKGLVKPLWPNLTHYEFDFGQQKYFVDL
- a CDS encoding rhodanese-like domain-containing protein, giving the protein MKNKIFKNSFTIVFFLLTISGFSQDKSSSSIVLLDAFYTKIKSQKNPQIIDARGPEEFALNHIEGALNFNLKSEDYEKQVAALNPSQPVFIYSIAAYRSGLLSTELIKKGFSEVYILEGGIASWIGGGKPFYTNLKSKLTLPEYKKIIADNSYVLVDIGSKYCATCRTVKPILENLRTQYGKKLKIVQIELEESPQVIADLKTVKVFPTLILYQNGKIIFKKDGLGDLKNDVDVALASK
- a CDS encoding sterol desaturase family protein; translated protein: MAAIPNSKLTRDLSISLLLYALPVLAIYLYFKLSNGVVSESHITLPSFLEFTKPAFENIRSWGLIVFMLVLGIIEFTAGLYDDEWTGEERKIDIISFLAPKLILPPIIAFFSLTILPNLIPNLENSLSWVPFWGGFFLIAVADDLTQYWYHRLHHQVPFLWRFHRTHHSAPYMGVAMLNRQNFIYTVFFSQIYLTATLTFLGLGLPALFVLVIKSFIVLGAHSSVAWDKPFYKYKVLHPIAWVLERLISTPATHHAHHADTSGDGVGHFKGNFGNMFFLWDIIFGTGLITRKFPKSYGMKSYKQEEWYAQFLWPIFKSKKEGSALADGVLSVPLRPKPENVTPGSVYERAQS
- a CDS encoding sterol desaturase family protein — translated: MALDQTKLKRDLGISLFIYSLPVLAIFLYFKLNNGHVSESHLTLPTYLEFLQPAFTNIRSWGLIAFSIVLGIVEFTAGLYDEHWTGRERKVDIICFLAPKLLLPPVITFFSLTALPYLLPNLANTLSWVPFWGGFFLIAIADDLTQYWYHRLHHQVPFLWRFHRTHHSAPYMGMAMASRQNFLYTVFFSQIYLTATLTYLGLGIPALFVLVIKSIITLGAHSSLAWDKPFYKYKILHPIAWVLERLISTPATHHAHHADTSGDGVGHFKGNFGNMFFIWDVIFGTGLITRKFPQSYGTKTYKSEEWYAQFLWPIFKSKIEGSPLADGVLALPTSQKENTVATNQNVYEPVQS
- a CDS encoding arylsulfatase; its protein translation is MKKFKINSKIINPQKGLLITAILIAQFGFAQDKPEEFKGVVGKTLADSKEYWPEPVKAPKGAPNVIWILLDDVGFGASTAFGGLIQTPTFDQLANNGLRYTNFHTTAICAPTRAALLTGRNSGRVHVSGFSHTILSAGFPGWDGRIPSDKGTIAEILRANGYNTFAVGKYGVTPDEEASDAGPFDRWPTGKGFDHFYGFLGSQTDQYNPDLVEDQVHVTPDGRHLNELITDKAIGYIKTQQKAAPGKPFFLYYAPGAAHAPHQVATKWSDPYKGKFDKGWDAYREEVIANQKKLGVIPANAALPERNPLITDWKKLTPEQKKVYARFMEVYAGFLTYTDYEIGRVVNYLKESNQLDNTVIFVAIGDNGASKEGTTEGTINQSLFSQGTSDDENLKKNLANIDEIGTAKGLNTNYPLGWAQATNVPFKNWKQDAQSEGGTHNPLIVFYPNGIKDKGGIRNQYSHVTDLLPTTLDIAGIKAPEYIKNVKQDIIQGSSFYASLDNVKAESLHKVQYYYIFGNRAIYKDGWKAGAAHLPDSFAVKKSLGKNDKPAESNFDADVWELYNLNEDFNERNNLAQKYPEKLAELKKLFDEQAKENNVYPLIDWQDVYNRRIHNSGADKGKTLQDLIKQATKPGSAGSSN